One region of Termitidicoccus mucosus genomic DNA includes:
- the rhtA gene encoding threonine/homoserine exporter RhtA, translating to MSSRLIPVGLLIVAMVSIQTGASVAKRLFPLVGPQGTTALRLIFGTVILLVVLRPWRTRRRPGSWKPLAGYGISLGLMNLLFYMALESMPLGIAVALEFTGPLAVAMIASRRPLDFVWIALAVSGLLLLLPVWGGMTGVDARGAALALGAGICWALYIVFGQRAGTGHATQTVALGSVIAACVAAPVGVAHAGGALLSPAILPLALAVAVLSSALPYSLEMLALTRLPAKTFGTLMSMEPAVATVSGMIFLKEWLAPSEWLAIALIIAASVGTTVTTAPPSAPVPD from the coding sequence ATGTCCTCAAGATTAATCCCGGTCGGCCTCCTGATTGTCGCGATGGTGTCCATCCAGACGGGCGCGTCGGTTGCGAAACGGTTGTTTCCGCTGGTCGGACCGCAGGGGACCACGGCGCTGCGGCTGATTTTCGGCACGGTCATTTTGCTCGTCGTGCTGCGTCCGTGGCGGACACGGAGGCGGCCGGGCTCGTGGAAACCGCTTGCCGGTTACGGCATCTCGCTCGGCCTGATGAACCTGCTGTTCTACATGGCGCTCGAATCAATGCCGCTGGGCATCGCCGTGGCGCTGGAATTCACCGGTCCGCTCGCGGTGGCGATGATCGCCTCGCGGCGCCCTCTCGATTTTGTGTGGATCGCGCTGGCGGTGTCGGGGCTGCTGCTGTTGCTGCCGGTGTGGGGCGGCATGACGGGTGTTGATGCGCGGGGCGCGGCGCTCGCGCTGGGGGCGGGGATCTGCTGGGCGTTGTACATCGTGTTCGGACAGCGCGCCGGCACGGGACATGCCACGCAAACCGTGGCGCTGGGCTCGGTCATCGCGGCCTGCGTGGCCGCTCCGGTCGGCGTGGCGCACGCGGGCGGCGCGCTGCTTTCGCCGGCCATTCTGCCGCTGGCGCTCGCCGTCGCCGTGCTGTCGTCCGCCCTGCCCTACTCGCTCGAAATGCTCGCGCTCACGCGCCTGCCAGCGAAAACGTTCGGCACGCTGATGAGCATGGAACCCGCCGTCGCGACAGTATCGGGAATGATTTTTCTCAAGGAATGGCTGGCTCCCTCGGAGTGGCTGGCCATCGCGCTCATCATCGCCGCTTCCGTCGGCACCACCGTGACCACCGCGCCGCCGTCCGCCCCCGTGCCGGATTGA
- the hemG gene encoding protoporphyrinogen oxidase, producing MCESDPAACASPPLSSRLPPVAVIGGGITGLVAAWRLSLAGCGVRLFEASSRTGGAIRTLHERGGWMPEAGPNTLLVKTREFHALIDDLGLVSRLMHANSGAAKRFLIRGGRIRAVPQSPVGALVTPLLSPPTKLRIAAEVLFASQRERAEDLSLADFARGHYGREFVDYALNPLVAGIYAGDPEKLSARLSFPFLWQAERTHGSLIRGQIAQMRARLRQGGPKAALISFAGGVQILTDTLTAALPAGAAELEASIKSLTPVPGARAASSGRWRIRWQNTLRGGDTREEIFSSVVLALPADALARLEIAGARPLAPLAAVEYPPVASLFAGYKREQISHPLDGFGVLAPERERRRFLGVLFSSSLFPGRAPDGCVALTIMIGGTRQPGLARLPSDELMREVLPDVSRLLGIRGEPVFTHHQLAERAIPQYNLGYERHLAAIEACEGAHSGLHIGGHVRDGISVPACVSSGERLAARVLGEA from the coding sequence ATGTGCGAATCAGATCCCGCAGCTTGCGCGTCGCCGCCACTATCTTCCCGCCTGCCGCCCGTGGCGGTCATCGGCGGCGGAATCACCGGGCTGGTCGCCGCCTGGCGCCTGTCCCTCGCGGGATGCGGGGTGCGATTGTTCGAGGCTTCATCGCGCACGGGTGGCGCGATTCGCACACTGCATGAACGGGGCGGCTGGATGCCCGAGGCCGGCCCCAACACCTTGCTGGTCAAAACCCGCGAATTTCACGCGCTTATCGACGACTTGGGGCTTGTCTCCCGGCTCATGCATGCGAATTCCGGTGCGGCAAAACGTTTCCTGATTCGCGGCGGGCGCATTCGCGCGGTGCCGCAATCGCCGGTTGGCGCGCTGGTTACACCGTTGCTTTCGCCGCCCACCAAACTGCGCATCGCCGCCGAAGTGCTGTTCGCCAGCCAGCGCGAGCGCGCGGAGGACCTGTCGCTCGCGGATTTCGCCCGCGGGCATTACGGGCGCGAGTTTGTCGACTACGCGTTGAATCCGCTCGTCGCCGGCATCTACGCGGGCGATCCCGAAAAACTTTCCGCGCGTCTTTCCTTTCCCTTTCTCTGGCAGGCGGAGCGGACGCACGGCTCGCTCATCCGCGGGCAGATCGCACAGATGCGCGCCCGCCTCCGGCAGGGCGGGCCGAAGGCCGCGCTCATTTCCTTCGCGGGCGGCGTGCAGATACTCACCGACACGCTCACGGCGGCGCTTCCGGCCGGGGCGGCCGAGCTGGAAGCCTCGATCAAATCGCTCACGCCGGTTCCCGGTGCGCGCGCGGCATCCTCGGGACGCTGGCGAATTCGCTGGCAAAACACACTCCGCGGCGGCGACACGCGCGAAGAGATTTTCTCGTCGGTCGTGCTCGCATTGCCGGCGGATGCGCTGGCGCGGCTGGAAATCGCGGGGGCGCGCCCGCTCGCCCCGCTGGCCGCCGTGGAATATCCGCCGGTGGCGTCATTGTTTGCCGGATACAAGCGCGAGCAAATCTCCCATCCCCTCGACGGATTCGGCGTGCTGGCCCCGGAGCGGGAGCGCCGGCGGTTTCTCGGCGTGCTGTTCTCGTCGAGCCTTTTCCCCGGCCGCGCGCCCGATGGCTGCGTGGCGCTGACCATCATGATCGGCGGGACGCGGCAGCCCGGGCTCGCGCGCCTGCCATCCGATGAACTCATGCGCGAGGTTTTGCCGGATGTCTCGCGGCTGCTCGGCATCCGTGGCGAGCCGGTTTTCACGCACCATCAACTCGCGGAGCGCGCGATCCCCCAATACAACCTCGGTTACGAGCGCCATCTCGCCGCCATCGAGGCCTGCGAGGGCGCGCATTCCGGGCTGCACATCGGCGGCCATGTGCGCGACGGCATCTCGGTGCCCGCATGCGTGTCCTCGGGCGAGCGACTGGCTGCGCGCGTGCTCGGCGAAGCGTAG
- a CDS encoding ClpP family protease, translated as MSTTQLHSHAPEKFPRFDDEDDDEELENEQANKNATPITVQIQKKFLKQRKIFLWGAVTDASAKDITEKLLYIEATDPGKEITFYINSPGGSVTAGLAIYDTMKLIGSPITVVVTGMAASMGSILLCGAPKGRRLIYPHARVLIHQPLISGRFIGPATDINIQAQEMEKVRAELNKILADSSGQPLDRINKDTDRDFYLNAEEAIAYGLADKIVTKI; from the coding sequence ATGTCCACGACCCAACTCCATTCCCACGCCCCCGAAAAATTCCCTCGTTTCGACGATGAGGACGATGACGAGGAACTCGAAAACGAGCAGGCAAACAAAAACGCCACTCCGATCACGGTGCAGATCCAGAAGAAATTTCTCAAGCAGCGTAAGATTTTCCTCTGGGGAGCCGTGACCGACGCCTCGGCAAAGGACATCACGGAAAAGCTCCTCTACATCGAGGCCACCGACCCGGGCAAAGAAATCACCTTCTACATCAATTCCCCCGGCGGCTCCGTCACCGCCGGCCTCGCCATCTACGACACGATGAAGCTCATCGGCTCTCCCATCACCGTCGTCGTCACGGGCATGGCGGCCTCGATGGGCTCCATCCTCCTCTGCGGGGCGCCCAAGGGCCGCCGCCTCATCTATCCGCACGCCCGCGTGCTCATCCACCAGCCGCTTATCTCCGGACGCTTCATCGGACCGGCCACCGACATCAACATCCAGGCGCAGGAAATGGAAAAAGTGCGCGCCGAACTGAACAAGATCCTCGCCGATTCCTCCGGCCAGCCGCTCGATCGCATCAACAAGGACACCGACCGCGACTTCTACCTCAACGCCGAGGAAGCCATCGCCTACGGCCTCGCCGACAAAATCGTCACCAAAATCTGA